tgcacttcctcttgaggaaatagctggagcatgtacatcactgtgccagcctgtgcgtgggtcagtggaatgatgctcagcgttcatacaaggcttcttaactgtggtacctaatgagatgtccctggtctggacatcacacagaggataatggtcaccagcatgctttctaccttcctggtctctgtccatagggggcaacagtgagcctttgcgcatctcaagttgagaaatatctgcatttctccttgaggaagaagctggaacatgtacgtcactgcgccagcctgtgcgtgggtcagtggaatgatgctcagcatttaAGTAAGGCTTCCTAGCTGTTGTACCTGAGGGGTTGTCCCTGGTTtggacatcatgcagagaataaggagggccaaaagacatagcaggattagtattactctctttgttactcaagagtaagggggcagaagctagggacgagtaagagggctctgctgacttgtagcaagaggatgcagacagggcatctgctcttggagggtgattctccacagaggcttcactttgagcttcagaagctgaaccgtcagtagtatcatatggatactctgaggaagaactagttgCATCTAATCTAAGACTCATGGGGACTGGAGCCGGGGCCTTAGGATGTATGACAGGTGCATCatcacctgtggagtgctgaCTATATGGGCTTTCTACTGTAACTAATAAAGAAGGTCTAGAGGTGCCAGATCTAGTTGCAAGGAAATCTTGCGCACTCGCACGAGCaagctcactctccctttggaggcgggcagtttctgttaagcccgtgtgacgttcacttacggtgagcacgtcattcagcgcatgagtggtcagttggaggttgtggcgaaggctctcaacctcagaactgagcttagcagtgtcctgtttgaggagtctattttccttgcgtagtgcctctacttctaagcgagcctgctgctgacatagaaggaacattttaaaaactacatctgGAACGGTAGGGGTCTCCTCAAAGGAGTCCTTTAGAGGTTTGTCAACTTCCTTTCTACCTTGTTcaagcatctgaaggagctgaacaaCCAGAGATGGACAAGTATTCTGCTTTAGAAAAGCCATGGTTAGTCTAAATGTACTTATAGACTAGCTCAAAAAAAAGGGACAAAATCAAGTCAGCTTCAGTACAATCTGGCTTAGTTAATGTGCCGCTATCCTGTGTCTGGCGAGTGTGGGCAGGTAAAAGGGTAATACCTAGATAGGCAAGCCAAATTGAAACTGGGGTAAAAATAATTGTGCAAAAGATGATTATGGTACCGGCaactaaacactagcacactggataaaagactgcaacagtgaagtctgataactgtgctaaataattatcctgatacttctgcagtacaggggaaatcagtgggatgccacacaaattaaagcaactgaattactattgaagtaatcagaagttaaatgagtaaaataaatatactgatcttcagttgattgctcaatgaatgtgaatagtaaCCAAATGGTAAACAAATTAGAACAAGATATCACCAAACTAAAGTTACCAAGAATTAGCTTTCCTCTATAGGAAGACTTAGGAAGCGctctggcgccctcttctggcgaaTTTGGAGATGGTCCTATTCTAATGGCTTGAAAGCCTATGATATGAAATTATGGttgatatcaaacaaatatggttgagccagaaatccccctcacacggggcaccaattatgtaggggtttcacctactaatcctttaaagtagatataatttgttttaccttaattattaatcagtctcattaattttagaatcagtctcatattctaattataccagaaccacaagtttagttatcaactaaaggtaatgaatggtttggtatctgaaggatttaacaatgaattctttggaggttttggcaacaaccacttttgaatgacatcaacacagacaatttggtgaaaataaatgatacatttatttaaaaccaactattctaaaacacaaagagcatcaacatggatcagtatatttacagtgaagactcagcatgtagtgtgtgtgtgtgtgtgtgtgtaaaaaaaaggggaggagtaagtgtgcgcgcttgtgcgcgtgtgaggaggcggagttgtaatctcagttctcctatggagaacaaagcaactaaaatggcgccgactttaaacagtagagcagcgcgactatgttaatgagctcagctggtttattccaacgtggtcagaacaaagagtaatggcgctggcttactaactaaaaattaatgtggtgtgtctgaaaatggggaagactacaagttgttcattaattagataaataaaaacatggactttgtgtgtacaaatcaatgaggattatgaaaataaagttaaacacattcagaatgtatttacagaaaacttagttaactctgtagttcaaataactatgccctttgatgaactatgcccagcggtaagagtctcacgtgttgaggatttggggttttgtcgtcctccctgaattctcctggaattgggagggaatttccaccgcaggctcctcgttgattaaacgacgtcgtccaggtgtgctggggaatcgtccaggaatgcgagtctcgttcacggtttaacaacagggagttgatcgcctttgtttcagtccgtgtggccgcgttaacaagcttgattgaaatcgttcggtgaatctgttgtcgcggtaacgttgatcggttgctggttagattacaccgtaactcgggctcgttaatgaagtaatacgactttcagctgtttgctgttagtcgttgcaaagttcgcgtgttctcaaagaaaaaccggagagagagagaaatgacgtAGCCTCTcattaataggtctaacctcggtgtcagtcaaaccagagagagagggagatattacggagcctctctttaataggtctaacctatgtgtcggtcaaaccagagagagagagatgaatggctgttcagggtatttaaacacctgaactgtagacacacccttacttccgtcaaagcaagcttgttcaatgtgttgccagtggtactgccacctgctggtttagcatggtacctacagcaTGCAGAGCTGATGCCACGTCCagctcctccctggtcccgcctagctttcCCCGTTCCCTTGGTttcccctctgtctgccacgcccatgtcctcagtgttcccacctgcgtctcgtttcaccTTCATGTTTCTGTTCATTTAAACCCCTCTGTTCTACCCCTTGTCATAGGCCTTTTTCACGCAAGGAGGAGGGGTCAAGTTCCGGGCGAGGTGATGTGTAAACCTATTTCCGGTTAGCAGCACCGCTACGAGAATGGATGCGTTTTATTACTCTGCATCTTTGGCTGACCTTCCGCGCTTTAGGCAGGACGATGTTGCCAGAACCGTGGAGGAGCTATCGAGGACCAAACGAGCGAAACTCGATAAAGGATACAAGTTTTTTTTCGAGCAGTTTATTTTTGATTATGAAGGTAAATGGATCCGGTTCTGTAGTTTAGTTTAGccaagttaactagctagcatcCCTAGCTAGCGTCTTAGCTCCGTGCTCACTCAACATTCTATCATTTATGCCTTCATCAAACTGTTTCTTATTTATAAATAAAGCATTTAAATTGTACTATTATAAGTGCCTGCATTATTGTGTCTTATgattttgtgtgttcagtgtccaaTGTTGTAGATAAGGAGATCCGTGTAAGGGCTCGGTGCtaccggtccttaaaaaaaAGCGAGGAACCACACAAGCTAGAGGTCAAAGCTCACGGATACAGCACTGCAGTCCGCTAACCCATTTTAATTTCCCCAAATAGATTTACTAGTTATTATTACAACCTGATGCTCTGTTAAGTTTTTTTGTACCTCTCCCACACACCTTTCTAACAGCCACTTACCGTTACAGATGTTTCCTAGTGCCAGTCTTGAGGGACACACGCGTAGATGAATGGAAAGTAGCTAGTGTTTTTGAAAAATACACGTATGAAGTAGGGGACTAAGCTAAATAAAGTGAAATTTAAATGGATGCGGACTACAGTTGTTTCTAAATGTTCTGGGGTATATTTTAGTAGAAGTATTTTGCTAGACTACATCTCACTTATTAAACTATGATACTAAACTACACCCCATGCTTTTGTTCTGCTGTTGCAGTTCTTTGTTTGTTCAGTTCAGCAGTAAACACTATTCTTCATCTTATTTTACTTTAACAAAGAGGTAAGGTTTACCTAAGGCGAAGGATAGGGTTCCTAGTGCATGTGACCCACAAACCCAAAAGCAGTTATTTTAAATGAACAGAGCTCTTTCCCTCCTAATCACTAATTAGTAGATATACAATTTAGGATATGCTTAGTGAAGTATATTCCACCAGTTATGTATTTAACTGGTTCCATTGTATTCAAAGAgctaaaaacatgtaaaatctgTGCCAGGATTTGCAGATCATATACACTGAGTCCCACTGTTTGTTTCCAAATGGCAGTGGACTACATGTATAAAATCATAAAGTTATTCTGAATCCATTACATTCCTGGCTTAACACCACTACAGATATCTCTGGTTACtgaacagagaacacacctcaaATGGcacatgtgtacatgtgcagCCGGTAAAGGTCTGTGTAACCACACAGTGGCACTGCTATACCAGACTGCCCACTACAGTACAATGGGAACCAAGGATGTCCCCATCCCAGTTGCATGCACAAGCAAGCCTCAAACTTGGCACAGACCTCGCACTCAGGTAAATAATAGCTTATTATTTCCTGTTAGTAATGGCTGAAATGATTACATTTGCCCAATAGccttaaatgaatatttaaaagAAGCATGGATTTATTTTAGGGTATCCAACCTGAACCTGTAGATCAGCTCTGCGTAAGAAAACCAAAATCATCTGGCAGCAGTGGAATTAAATCAACACTTTACAAAGCatacacaggtgagacacacaaATTAAATGCAACACCAATGTATGTCATATGGTGTCTAATCAACACAAACTACCAGAATAGCACCCATTCTAAAGCCTGTTTGGACAAAACAAAATTGCTTTATCTCAGAATACTGTAGGAGAATGAAGGTGGGCTATTCACCAAAACGATCATGTTTTACTACAGAAAAAGTCAATTTCACACCTCCTTTCTCCTTTATGTCCATTTTATAGGTGTTTATCTAGGTTGACAATTATTTACATGTAAAATTGGACATACAACATAAAatcaaaacattaaaaaaaaaaatgcacacattacaAAACATTAAAAGAGCCTTTTTTTCAGGGCCACTTCCTGATGACACCGTAATGGCATCTGCACATGCCTTGCGGGGTTTAGACCCACAACCCCTTGTCTGTCAGGTTCTTTCGGGGATGAATGAGATGACACTGGTAGAATCAAAATTTGGACTGGTGCCACGTGGGTGTGTTTTGTCCTACCAGTGTCCACCAGATAAAACTGTCGACATCAGCACACACGTTCCAGGTCCTGTGTTCCCAGATCTGCCACTGCAAAATTACAGGCTATcacaaaatgtacattttgTCCCCAATGTCCACCACTTTTACCACCTGCAAAGTCTTCAGGTATCAAGGGAACTGTCCATTTCAATTGAAAAGGAAACAAGGGAACAGAGCAAATGCAAGCTGTGGAATCTAATGCGCCACCCACGTCTCACTGCCAGTCGCTTTCATGAAGCTGCGCATGTCCGTGGAGACTCGTCTGCCCAGGCTCTGTCTTTGCGCATCATGAAAGGAGTGTGCCAAACTGAATCTATGAAGCGTGGACTTGAACTTGAGCCTGAGGTCTTGACAAGGTACGCTGAGAGCTtcaaggtcaatgtgttgcCCTGTGGTTTGgtggtccattctgatgctcCCCATCTTGGTGCCAGTCCTGATGGCAAAGTGGTTGACCCGACGGAAAACCCACCATTTGGAATAGTGGAAGTGAAGTGCCCCAATGTCGACTCGATCACCCAGGTTCACCATGTTCGACTTGCTGATGGAAAAGCACACCTGAAAAAGTCACACAAATACTACAGTCAAGTTCAAGGTCAGTTAGCAATCACTGGCCTGGCTTGGTGTGACTTCATCACTGACACAAACAATGACTTTACTGTGGAGAGAATCTGGAGAGATGAGGCATTCATTGGACAACTGAAAGAGAAACTGGACCTGTTCTATTACAATGTATATATTGAGGCCTATCTTTCCAAATAATTCTTTTTTGCACAAATATTATCCCTCTGAACATTTATACAGAAGCAAAAACATCCAAACCTGTTGAAATTATTAAAAATCTGTTACTACTTGTAAATTGCAAAATTGTTAGTTTTAGTTCCTAGTTTTAAAGCACTATGTTGTGTTGGTTTCATGTTTAGCTAAAAGTCTCTTACATCTCAGGAATGTCTTAATACTTTTATGCATTTTTGTACATAGTAAATTTTTTGGATTGCCAATGTGTATAAAATGTGCTACAGAAATAAATTAGCCTAGCCTTTCCTCTTAGAATAAATGGTGCAGAATTAATAAAGGCTGTTAATATCAatgcttatttatttaaacacacacacacacacacacttactttctTGTCTGACGTAGACTGACAAAAGGCTGCTTGGTGTTTCAGTCAGTGTTGTTCAAGTTCCATGGGTCCTTGGTAGATCACCAGCAGACAGCAGTTGACCCATAtttgatttatgctgcctgctAGGGTGAGAGGAATTACAGAGTCAAATATATGAAATTCTTTCACTCTGCGAATGACTCTTTCTACCAGAATCCTCAACCGTGCAATGGCTTGAGTTTGTTCTGTCTCTTCCTTTGTAAACTGAGCCTTGTGTTTGAAAGGTGGAATAATAAGTTTTGCTCCAGCAACAGACAACAAGTTCTCAATAAGAAAACCTTTGTCTGCCATGACTTCATCCCCTTCCTCCAACAAGTCAATAATACCAGACAACCGAGTGATCTCCTTGTCTGAGATAGCACCGGTGAAAAGCCTGGAGACAAACGTGACGACACCACTTGGAGAAACCCCAATGAGACCCTTGAAGGTTGTATGAGACTTGTACGTGGAGAAAGTCTCACAGTGTAAAGTGATTGCATTTGGTGACTCACAACGCAGCTCAGTACAGTCCAGAATCACTCGGACATTCGGGCAATATTTTTGAAACTTTGAGGGAAGGTGTCTCCTCACTTGTTCCCGTGTCATCCATATTGGAACTGAACCAAGGACTGCATATAGGTAGTTGGCCCATGTAATGATCACCCTGCTGACACTTGAAAGGCTCACTTCAAACATGTCAGCCAAAACTTTCTCCTTTAAACCCACTGCAGTGCGAAGGGAATACATGAAGAACTCGTCAATCAGCTGTAGCTTGCGAGATGGACTTGGCGTTGCGTTCGCAGCGGCCTCTTTTCCCATTTTTTGTGCTTTGCTCCAGTAGACGAGTCTGCTTGCTGATGGCTCAATAGACCTCCAAAAAACAATGAAGTGCTGCTCAGAAGGGAATTTGGTGTAATATTTAAAATTGTCATCAGAAACACAAAATCTGCTGAACTGTGTCCTGATAACTGTCAACCTCTCAAGCTGCTCCTCGAGAGCTTTGATTTTTCCAAGCAACTCCTCAACAGCTCCTGTTAATCAAAACAGAAACAAATTCAATCAAAACATTATTTTCAGATTGATCATAACATGATTCACTACAAACTGACACTACAAAGTTTTATACCAAAAGTAACCCCTAGTAAAACCCTAACAAATTAACTGGaaaaaaaataatgtaatgTCCAGCACAAACATGAGTAGTAGACAGATTAAACAGTTACTTTGTAAATCTTTGTATTTCAACTAATACCAACTGTCTTGTTGCTACGTTTTGTTCAGAATAAAAAAAGCTATCTTTCTATATTTAACCAATTTGCAGCAGAACCATCCTTATACGCTATCTTAGTCAGAAAACTGCCGTTTAACAAGGAAAACAAACATGCAAGCATTTACAGTTTCAGTTGCCATGGTCCTGGAGGTCCATTGCCCATTAGATTTTAGTACTTTCATTGATTTAACACACTAACTCAATAATAGGCTGTAAATCAGCTGATTACTTAAAATTGGGTGTGTTGGCAGGACCATGGTTGAAAAACACTGCGCTATAAAATCGTTCCACTTTGAACAATAACCTAAATAAACTAAGGAAATACAACGTTATCACAACTTGCATTCTGATTCAGCTATCATTATAACAGCGGTTCTGTCTAAAATGGATAATAGCTAGCTGCTACTCACCGGGAGGCGGCCGAGTCACGTACTCGTGGTCCCACACAGCGGCGCTCACCTCTCCCTCAACCTCCATCTCACAGACAGCCCGCTCCACCATCGCGCCCTCCTCGTCCAATGGAGCAGAATCTCCGAGGCGGGATTTCACTCTGCTGTACACAGACTGCCTCGCTGGCCGAGTCCAGCTGAAACGACgcggtatagcacctttcttcAGCCACGTTTTGCCCTTTGCCGTAACGTAGATGTCTTGTGGCTCAAAATGTGCGCTACACACGTGCGTGCTGTTCCTAATTACCTGGAAATTCGGCCCCTCACTCCTTCTAATGGCTATCAACCACTTTTTTCTGAGTTCCTCGTCAGCTGGGAACGAGTGGAAACTCAAATAAGGCTGTTTTTGCTTGGAATTAGAGCACAGCGGTACGCTGCAAAAACACTTGCTAGTCACTTGCGCCATGGCAGAAGTACGAACGCTCCAAACGGAAATGATTTTACACAGAACTGTCTAGACCGGAAATGTCGACCCCGGAAGCGAGAGAAAGGCCTATTGGTCATTGTACATGAGTCACGTAGGGGtacgccccctcccttagctgtcactccggtgtccctgttcctcgtgtctgtgttgttccttacCCGTTGTTCccaccctgcttgtctgtttctatggtttccccttGTGCTCCCATAGTcagttatcggttgttttgttcctGTTGTTCACCTGCGCCTCTAGTGACCTTGTGCTCTCTGTTATATCGTGAACGTTTGTGAGTTTTGTTTCTTGTTCAGTCGTGTCTTTCTGTCTAGTGTTCTTCCCATTGCCTTGTGAGTTCACCGTGTGTTGCCATGCCTGTTTATCTGTGTTATTCCGATTGCCCCCCCCTGTTATGACCCGTGATTGCTTAGACGACTACGATTATGGAATTCCCTCTAAAAAATCTCGCTCTTCtaagcatttgtgtccgcctccatgcTCCGCAGCACGGGCTGCGTTACACTCCCTTTGCCGGCCTGCTCTTTTGTGGTCTCTGGTTATAGATTATTCCTGATTTATGTTCCTGGTTTATTTCTCAAATGCTTCACTTAATTATGTTTTCATTctgttgcccctctgctccGCTCCGTGTCTGTCTTGTTTATCAATTGTACTGCTGTTAGTTTCCATGTCGGCCATGTTGTACTCTGGTTGTGTTTCTCTATAGTTTAGTTTGCTTAGTTTTTTATGTTTTACCTTGTGGTcggtcctctctctgtctgtgtgtctgtcctctctctctgttgtttaATGGTTCTCCCTTTTGTTTCTTCGTCGTACGTTGCTTTATGATCCTGTACCCGTATTCCCTATTTAGTTGTCTCGTATTCTCGTTTATCTATAGTATCTTTTCCGTATTCAGTGTAGTCCCTATCTGCCttatgtttcctttttatcaGATCTTCATCAACTTGTGTTTGTCACTCCTGCCTTCGACAAGCGTTACAGCTGAATTGCATAGGATTCAGGATTGCTGAGGTAAAGTTATTTCCATCACATTAATATTCACTGAAATAACAAGGTTACAAGCAGCACGGCGATAGCAGTACTGAGTTATCTAATCTAGGTGGCAGTACTGAGCTGTGGCTGCTACAATTCCAACCACTGCTGATTAGGGGAACAAATGAGAAGGGCACATATtcacatttacggcatttggcagacgcccttatccagagcgacttacatttttatctcattttttatacaagtgagcaattgagggttaagggccttgctcaggggcacctcagtcatggcctcaggtctgggaatcgaacccacgaccaccaggccatgactgcatgACATATACATTTTTCACATGGAAACAAAACACAAGTTGAGACAATTTAAATTTGATGCCAACACCATGAAACCTATTTCCATTTTCATAGAGTGACTGTAAATAAATGGTGTAAACAATAAAATGGACTACACTTACAATTTTTtttcctgtaaaaaaaaaagctgttatTGCGTTGCATATTTAAATCCTACTTTAGGAGATGAGTTGACGCTGTCACATAACACGCCCAAACGTAGCAAACGTAC
The genomic region above belongs to Brachyhypopomus gauderio isolate BG-103 chromosome 3, BGAUD_0.2, whole genome shotgun sequence and contains:
- the LOC143509219 gene encoding uncharacterized protein LOC143509219; protein product: MAQVTSKCFCSVPLCSNSKQKQPYLSFHSFPADEELRKKWLIAIRRSEGPNFQVIRNSTHVCSAHFEPQDIYVTAKGKTWLKKGAIPRRFSWTRPARQSVYSRVKSRLGDSAPLDEEGAMVERAVCEMEVEGEVSAAVWDHEYVTRPPPGAVEELLGKIKALEEQLERLTVIRTQFSRFCVSDDNFKYYTKFPSEQHFIVFWRSIEPSASRLVYWSKAQKMGKEAAANATPSPSRKLQLIDEFFMYSLRTAVGLKEKVLADMFEVSLSSVSRVIITWANYLYAVLGSVPIWMTREQVRRHLPSKFQKYCPNVRVILDCTELRCESPNAITLHCETFSTYKSHTTFKGLIGVSPSGVVTFVSRLFTGAISDKEITRLSGIIDLLEEGDEVMADKGFLIENLLSVAGAKLIIPPFKHKAQFTKEETEQTQAIARLRILVERVIRRVKEFHIFDSVIPLTLAGSINQIWVNCCLLVIYQGPMELEQH